A region from the Stutzerimonas stutzeri genome encodes:
- the tig gene encoding trigger factor yields the protein MQVSVESTSALERRMTIGVPVERIETEVNKRLQQTASRAKIPGFRPGKVPMSVIRQRYEAAARQEALGDLIQATFYEAVVAEKLNPAGAPAVEPKVFEKGKDLEYVATFEVFPEFKVAGFEGIVVERLQAEVKDADVDNMLDILRKQNTRFEKAERAAEDGDQLNIDFVGKIDGEAFAGGSAKGTQLVLGSGRMIPGFESALVGAKAGEERVITPTFPEDYQNLDLAGKTAEFTVTVNSVEAPQLPELNEEFFAQFGVQEGGLEGFRAEVKKNMERELRQAIKTKVKNQVMEGLVSSNPIEVPKALIDNEVNRLRVQAVQQFGGNIKPDQLPAELFEEQAKRRVVLGLIVAEVVKQYELKPDDARVRELIEEMASAYQEPEQVVSWYYKNDEQLNEVRSVVLEEQVVDTVLQQAKVTDKSVSYEEAVKPAEAPQAA from the coding sequence ATGCAAGTTTCTGTTGAAAGCACCTCCGCTCTTGAGCGCCGCATGACCATTGGCGTGCCGGTCGAGCGCATCGAGACCGAAGTCAACAAGCGTCTGCAACAGACCGCCAGCCGTGCAAAGATCCCAGGTTTCCGTCCCGGCAAAGTGCCGATGAGCGTCATTCGCCAGCGTTACGAGGCGGCCGCACGTCAGGAAGCGCTGGGTGATCTGATCCAGGCCACCTTCTATGAGGCCGTGGTGGCTGAAAAGCTGAACCCTGCCGGCGCACCGGCCGTCGAGCCGAAGGTGTTCGAGAAGGGCAAGGATCTCGAGTACGTCGCGACCTTCGAAGTATTTCCCGAGTTCAAGGTTGCAGGCTTCGAGGGTATCGTAGTCGAGCGTCTGCAGGCGGAAGTCAAGGATGCTGACGTCGACAACATGCTCGACATCCTGCGTAAGCAGAACACCCGCTTCGAGAAGGCCGAGCGTGCGGCTGAAGACGGCGACCAGCTGAACATCGATTTCGTCGGCAAGATCGACGGCGAAGCCTTTGCTGGTGGCTCGGCCAAAGGGACTCAACTGGTGCTTGGCTCCGGTCGCATGATTCCAGGTTTCGAGTCCGCACTCGTTGGTGCCAAGGCGGGTGAAGAGCGGGTGATCACCCCGACGTTCCCCGAGGACTATCAGAATCTCGACCTGGCGGGTAAAACGGCCGAGTTCACCGTGACGGTCAATAGCGTCGAAGCCCCCCAGCTGCCTGAGCTCAACGAAGAATTCTTCGCGCAGTTCGGCGTGCAGGAAGGTGGCTTGGAAGGGTTCCGGGCTGAGGTCAAGAAGAACATGGAGCGCGAGCTGCGCCAAGCCATCAAGACCAAGGTGAAGAATCAGGTCATGGAAGGTCTGGTCAGCTCGAATCCGATCGAAGTGCCGAAGGCGCTGATCGACAACGAGGTGAATCGCTTGCGTGTTCAGGCGGTTCAGCAGTTCGGCGGCAATATCAAGCCCGACCAACTGCCCGCTGAGCTGTTCGAAGAGCAGGCCAAGCGCCGCGTCGTGTTGGGTCTGATCGTTGCTGAAGTGGTCAAGCAGTACGAGCTCAAGCCTGACGACGCGCGTGTGCGCGAGCTGATCGAGGAAATGGCTTCCGCCTATCAGGAGCCGGAGCAGGTCGTATCCTGGTACTACAAGAACGACGAGCAATTGAACGAAGTCCGTTCTGTTGTGCTCGAAGAACAAGTTGTAGATACTGTCCTGCAGCAGGCTAAAGTGACCGACAAATCGGTCTCCTACGAAGAAGCAGTGAAGCCTGCGGAAGCTCCGCAAGCTGCCTGA
- a CDS encoding DoxX family protein, protein MTDDIGKLVLRLSVGVLILLHGISKLLNGVDGIAGMLSGHGLPTFLAYGAYLGEVVGPVLVILGLFTRVGAVLMIGNMLFAFGLAHMQQIFSLSQTGGWALELQGMFLFGSIAIALLGAGRHSVGGLHGRYN, encoded by the coding sequence ATGACTGACGACATTGGAAAATTGGTACTGAGGTTATCGGTGGGAGTGCTGATCCTCCTACACGGCATATCCAAGCTGCTCAACGGCGTAGATGGCATAGCCGGCATGCTGAGCGGCCATGGTCTACCGACGTTTCTGGCCTACGGCGCATACCTGGGTGAAGTCGTTGGGCCCGTCTTGGTCATCCTTGGCCTGTTCACGCGCGTCGGCGCCGTACTCATGATTGGCAACATGCTCTTTGCCTTCGGCCTCGCCCACATGCAGCAGATCTTCTCTCTAAGCCAGACGGGCGGCTGGGCTCTTGAGTTGCAGGGAATGTTCCTCTTCGGCTCGATCGCCATTGCCCTGCTCGGGGCTGGCAGGCACAGCGTCGGCGGGCTTCATGGCCGATATAACTGA
- a CDS encoding FAD-dependent oxidoreductase: MKASRLIILALLIAAVACFFIFDLGEYLTLESIKAHSGALHGQVQAHPWWARGVFFFGYAALTALSFPGTVVLTLLAGALFGLLEGTLLVSIASNVGAVIAMLISRFMLRDWVQKRFGKQITGINKGLARDGTFYLVSLRLIPLVPFVLLNPALGLTRVSMWTFWWTTQLGMLPGHAIYVNAGQQLVRLKSLSGILSPSMIGTLVLLAVFPILATRLLTLYKARKAYRGWRKPKRFERNLVVIGGGTGGLATARIAASLKARVSLIERQRLGGVAVHEGSVPARALSSSAGRVHALRHDPRTASQSANEVDFAGVMTQVKRLVDKAVEDASPEHYADLGVEVIMGEGRLKSPWEVEVNGRTLATRAIVIATGSRPWIPPIPGLEAAEPLTCDNLWSLRKRPERLLILGAGAGACEFAQAFQRLGCQVTLVCEREGLLKEEDAEAARAITTALAADGVQIRLGLSPLRVEEVDGEHRLVCAVDDEEEEMLPFDRVLLALGERADIDGLGTETLGLCCADDGSLEVDEYLATRFPNIYAVGSVAGPYGAPHVAEHQGWYAAFNTLFGSFKRFVVSERAIPHAVFTSPEVASVGLTEAKAQALGVEFEVTRLSLGAIAGAVAEGADDGFVKVLTERGKDRILGVTIVGDQASETLAGFVLAMKHKLGLNKLANTVQLGATLGEASRVVAVAWRQQRRPARAIGWAERLHRWRLGGQRS; encoded by the coding sequence ATGAAGGCCAGCCGACTCATCATTCTGGCTCTGCTGATCGCAGCGGTCGCCTGCTTCTTCATCTTCGATCTTGGCGAGTACCTGACGCTCGAGTCGATCAAGGCGCATAGCGGCGCTTTGCATGGACAGGTGCAGGCTCATCCCTGGTGGGCGCGTGGGGTGTTCTTTTTCGGCTATGCCGCGCTCACTGCGCTGTCTTTCCCCGGTACCGTGGTGCTGACGCTGTTGGCTGGCGCCCTGTTCGGACTATTGGAAGGCACGCTGCTGGTCTCGATCGCATCGAACGTCGGTGCCGTGATCGCCATGCTGATCAGCCGCTTCATGCTGCGCGATTGGGTGCAGAAGCGCTTCGGCAAGCAGATAACCGGCATTAACAAGGGGTTGGCGCGCGACGGCACCTTCTACCTGGTCTCGCTGAGGCTGATTCCGCTGGTGCCCTTCGTGCTGCTGAACCCGGCGCTGGGCCTGACTCGGGTGAGTATGTGGACCTTCTGGTGGACCACTCAGCTGGGCATGCTGCCGGGGCATGCCATCTATGTGAATGCTGGGCAGCAGTTGGTCCGCCTGAAATCGCTGTCCGGCATTCTTTCACCGAGCATGATTGGCACGCTGGTGCTGCTGGCGGTGTTTCCTATCCTGGCTACCCGGTTGCTGACGCTATACAAGGCTCGCAAGGCCTACCGGGGCTGGCGCAAGCCCAAGCGCTTCGAACGCAATCTGGTGGTTATCGGCGGCGGCACCGGCGGCTTGGCGACCGCACGGATCGCTGCGTCATTGAAGGCGCGGGTGAGCCTGATCGAACGGCAGCGTCTCGGCGGGGTGGCCGTGCATGAAGGCAGCGTCCCGGCCAGGGCCCTGAGCAGTTCTGCAGGACGGGTGCACGCGCTGCGTCACGATCCGCGTACGGCCAGCCAGTCGGCGAATGAAGTTGATTTCGCCGGGGTGATGACGCAGGTGAAGCGACTCGTCGACAAAGCGGTGGAAGATGCTTCGCCCGAACACTACGCCGACCTCGGGGTCGAGGTGATCATGGGCGAAGGACGGCTGAAATCCCCTTGGGAAGTCGAGGTGAACGGTCGCACCCTGGCCACTCGTGCCATCGTCATCGCCACCGGTAGCCGGCCATGGATTCCGCCGATCCCTGGTCTTGAGGCGGCCGAGCCGTTGACCTGCGATAACCTCTGGAGCCTGCGGAAGCGCCCCGAGCGGCTGCTGATACTCGGCGCAGGTGCAGGCGCCTGCGAGTTCGCTCAGGCGTTCCAGCGGCTGGGTTGTCAGGTCACGCTGGTCTGTGAGCGTGAGGGGTTGCTCAAAGAAGAAGATGCGGAGGCGGCCCGGGCGATCACGACCGCGCTGGCTGCCGACGGCGTCCAAATACGGCTTGGCCTGTCGCCGCTGCGTGTCGAGGAGGTCGATGGCGAGCATCGGTTGGTCTGCGCTGTCGACGACGAGGAAGAGGAGATGCTGCCGTTCGACCGCGTCTTGCTGGCGCTTGGAGAGCGCGCCGATATCGATGGGCTGGGCACGGAAACGCTGGGGCTGTGTTGCGCAGACGATGGCAGTCTTGAAGTCGATGAGTATCTGGCGACCCGGTTCCCCAACATTTATGCAGTGGGTAGCGTGGCCGGGCCATATGGCGCCCCGCACGTGGCCGAGCACCAGGGCTGGTACGCGGCGTTCAATACACTGTTCGGAAGCTTCAAACGGTTCGTGGTCAGCGAGCGGGCCATACCCCACGCCGTGTTCACCTCGCCCGAGGTGGCCTCGGTCGGGCTTACCGAGGCCAAGGCACAGGCGCTGGGAGTGGAATTCGAGGTGACTCGCCTGAGCCTCGGTGCCATAGCCGGGGCGGTCGCCGAGGGTGCCGATGACGGCTTCGTCAAGGTGCTCACCGAGCGTGGCAAGGACCGCATCCTCGGGGTCACCATCGTTGGCGATCAGGCCAGCGAGACGCTTGCCGGCTTCGTCCTGGCGATGAAGCACAAGCTTGGGCTGAACAAGCTCGCCAACACCGTACAGCTCGGGGCGACCCTGGGAGAAGCCAGTCGAGTAGTTGCCGTTGCCTGGCGGCAGCAGCGCAGGCCGGCACGCGCCATCGGTTGGGCAGAGCGGTTGCACCGCTGGCGACTTGGGGGTCAGCGGAGCTGA
- a CDS encoding DctP family TRAP transporter solute-binding subunit has translation MKLTRCFTALAVAATLSASFSAAAREYSVSTVLSDAFPWGQAAQKWADLVEERSKGEITLRVYPNAQLVAGDQTKEFSAMRSGLIDMAVGSTINWSPQVPELNLFSLPFLMTDNADLDAITQGEAGKQAFDAIEKRGIVPLAWGENGFRELSNSVKPIRTPADLAGLKIRVVGSPLFQDTFTALGANPTQMSWADAKPALTTGAVDGQENPLSVFDVARVDQVGQKHLTLWHYMADPLIFAVNQRVWKQLPEADRELLRQAAIDAGKWEIELSRSGEAKRLDDIRARGVDVVELTAEEHEAFVEATRSVHQNWTPKIGAKLVDAARTAITAE, from the coding sequence ATGAAACTGACCCGTTGCTTCACCGCGCTGGCCGTCGCTGCCACATTGTCTGCGAGCTTCTCTGCCGCTGCTCGCGAGTATTCCGTCTCCACCGTGCTCTCCGACGCCTTCCCCTGGGGCCAGGCCGCGCAAAAATGGGCCGATCTGGTCGAGGAGCGCTCCAAGGGGGAAATCACCCTGCGGGTTTACCCCAATGCCCAGCTGGTCGCCGGCGATCAGACGAAAGAATTCTCGGCCATGCGCTCGGGCCTGATCGACATGGCGGTCGGCTCGACCATCAACTGGTCGCCGCAAGTGCCGGAGCTGAACCTGTTCTCGCTGCCTTTCCTGATGACCGACAATGCCGACCTCGACGCCATCACCCAGGGCGAGGCCGGCAAGCAGGCATTCGATGCGATCGAAAAGCGTGGCATCGTCCCGCTGGCCTGGGGCGAGAACGGCTTCCGCGAGTTGTCCAACTCCGTCAAACCGATACGAACCCCTGCGGACCTGGCGGGCCTGAAGATCCGGGTGGTCGGCTCGCCGTTGTTCCAGGACACCTTCACCGCGCTGGGCGCCAACCCCACACAGATGAGCTGGGCCGATGCCAAGCCGGCTCTCACCACCGGCGCCGTCGATGGCCAAGAGAATCCGCTGTCGGTATTTGACGTCGCGCGGGTCGACCAAGTCGGCCAAAAGCACCTGACGCTCTGGCATTACATGGCCGATCCACTGATCTTCGCGGTGAACCAGCGCGTCTGGAAGCAGCTGCCGGAAGCTGACCGCGAGCTGCTCCGTCAGGCGGCCATCGATGCCGGCAAGTGGGAAATCGAACTGTCGCGCAGCGGTGAAGCCAAGCGTCTGGACGACATTCGCGCACGCGGCGTGGACGTGGTCGAACTGACCGCTGAAGAGCATGAAGCCTTCGTCGAAGCGACCCGCAGCGTGCACCAGAACTGGACGCCGAAGATCGGCGCAAAACTGGTCGACGCCGCTCGCACCGCCATTACCGCCGAGTAA
- a CDS encoding TRAP transporter small permease, with amino-acid sequence MNNRQDARLERVLATLALVIISLISLANVVVRYFTDASFAFTEEFSVFLLVILTFAGASVAIRSNRHIRIGLIERLFPQLRTPLIVVQWIASMLVLGLVIWFGGQFALEEYQWDSESPGLGLPNWWYVIWLPLLGLAMAVRLSQMTLDRLNGRLPDEP; translated from the coding sequence ATGAACAATCGACAGGACGCGCGCCTTGAGCGCGTGCTGGCCACGCTGGCGCTGGTGATCATCAGCCTGATCAGCTTGGCCAACGTTGTGGTCCGCTATTTCACCGACGCCTCCTTTGCCTTTACCGAAGAGTTTTCCGTCTTCCTTCTGGTCATCCTGACCTTCGCCGGTGCAAGCGTCGCCATCCGCAGTAACCGCCACATTCGCATCGGCCTGATCGAGCGGCTTTTCCCCCAACTGCGCACTCCGCTGATCGTCGTGCAGTGGATCGCCAGCATGCTGGTCCTCGGGTTGGTGATCTGGTTCGGCGGGCAGTTCGCGCTGGAAGAGTACCAATGGGATTCGGAGTCGCCGGGCCTGGGCCTGCCGAACTGGTGGTACGTGATCTGGCTGCCGCTGCTGGGGTTGGCGATGGCTGTGCGGCTGAGCCAGATGACCCTCGACCGCCTGAACGGGAGACTGCCTGATGAGCCCTGA
- a CDS encoding TRAP transporter large permease, which translates to MSPDAWMLASFLLMLLIGVPVAFSLALSGAIGILAGLSPDMLATLGTNTYNGVAKYPLIAIPLFILTGLVFEKSGVALRLVRFAQALIGPRHGGLAMVAILVCLIMGGMSGSGPADAAAVAMVMLPSMTRAGYPKPFSATLIAASASTAILIPPSIALILYSIVVPGVDLRALFAAGLFPGIIAGLVLLLPAWLLSRRNGWEDPEHTERPPLAESFRQALPALFAPVLILGGLRSGLFTPTEAAVAGVTYGVLVGLFVTRELDWRNLWRLCGEAAVISGVVMLIIALAGIFAWAGTMLGTFRHLAEWLISLSDNGAVLLLLVMVAVLLAGMLLDAISIYLILMPILIPVMQHFGWNPVWFGILLAMNIAIGQFTPPVAINLMVTAEVARIRLEQTVGWALLFVLVMGSALVLVAIFPEIALWLPRVLGYAV; encoded by the coding sequence ATGAGCCCTGATGCATGGATGCTCGCCAGCTTTTTGCTCATGCTCCTGATCGGCGTGCCGGTCGCTTTTTCTCTGGCATTGTCCGGCGCCATCGGCATCCTGGCCGGGCTGTCACCGGACATGCTGGCAACGCTCGGCACCAACACCTATAACGGTGTCGCCAAATACCCGCTGATCGCGATCCCGCTGTTCATCCTGACCGGTCTGGTATTCGAGAAATCCGGCGTGGCTTTGCGCCTGGTGCGCTTCGCGCAGGCATTGATCGGCCCGCGCCACGGCGGCCTGGCTATGGTCGCGATACTGGTTTGCCTGATCATGGGTGGAATGAGCGGGTCAGGCCCGGCAGACGCTGCCGCGGTAGCCATGGTAATGCTGCCGAGCATGACCCGAGCCGGCTACCCGAAGCCATTCTCGGCCACGCTGATCGCCGCTTCTGCGTCCACGGCGATCCTGATTCCGCCTTCGATCGCGTTGATCCTTTACTCGATCGTCGTGCCGGGTGTAGACCTGCGTGCACTGTTCGCAGCCGGACTGTTTCCCGGGATCATCGCCGGCCTGGTCTTGCTGCTGCCGGCCTGGCTGCTGTCGCGCCGTAATGGCTGGGAAGATCCGGAACACACCGAGCGCCCGCCGCTGGCCGAAAGCTTCCGCCAGGCGCTGCCGGCGTTGTTCGCGCCAGTACTGATCCTCGGCGGTCTTCGCAGCGGCCTTTTCACGCCGACCGAAGCGGCCGTCGCCGGCGTTACCTATGGTGTGCTGGTCGGCCTGTTCGTCACCCGCGAACTGGACTGGCGTAACCTGTGGCGCCTCTGCGGCGAGGCGGCCGTTATCTCCGGGGTCGTTATGCTGATCATCGCCTTGGCGGGCATCTTCGCCTGGGCCGGCACGATGCTCGGCACCTTCCGCCATCTCGCCGAATGGCTGATCTCGCTCTCGGACAACGGCGCGGTGTTGCTGCTATTGGTGATGGTCGCCGTACTGTTGGCAGGCATGCTGCTGGATGCGATATCGATCTATCTGATCCTCATGCCGATACTGATTCCAGTCATGCAGCACTTTGGCTGGAATCCGGTGTGGTTCGGCATCCTGCTGGCGATGAACATCGCCATCGGGCAGTTCACTCCGCCGGTGGCGATTAACCTGATGGTCACTGCCGAAGTGGCGCGCATACGCCTGGAGCAGACGGTTGGCTGGGCGTTGCTTTTCGTGCTGGTGATGGGCAGTGCGCTGGTGTTGGTGGCGATCTTCCCTGAAATCGCGCTGTGGCTACCGAGAGTGTTGGGGTATGCGGTCTAG
- a CDS encoding NAD(P)-dependent oxidoreductase, giving the protein MIAHCFIRLIKQHYQDLEITRVLTRRPLNSFSDFPLADRLTNSIDQMIDNADLIVECSGDVFHGTEVIERAFEAGLPVVTVNAELQVTTGSYLAGKGFLTEAEGDQPGSLAALHEEALMMGFKPLVYGNMKGYLNHDPTLEDMAYWSKRQGISIDQTTSFTDGTKVQIEQVIVGNGLGATITRQGLEGLASTNLTETGNLLGLMAERLGQPFVDYVIPSGYPAGGVFLVCRHDENQQAAIEYFKLGPGPYYTLVRPFHLCSLEVGKTVRRVLNGGGVLLNNSTAPTLGVGAVAKRAMRPGELIERGIGGFQFRGEALRLDQNPDHVPIGLLRKTALKRAVEPGQLITFDDIDILPSRALDIVMQQRAERAAAAARTVAPSSIGPVGMVALGS; this is encoded by the coding sequence ATGATCGCCCATTGTTTCATCCGGCTGATCAAGCAGCATTACCAGGATCTGGAAATTACCCGCGTATTGACCCGCCGCCCGCTGAATTCCTTCAGCGATTTCCCGCTGGCCGACCGTCTCACGAACTCCATCGACCAGATGATCGACAACGCCGATCTGATCGTCGAATGCAGTGGTGATGTTTTCCACGGAACGGAGGTCATCGAGCGCGCTTTCGAAGCCGGTCTGCCGGTCGTTACCGTCAATGCGGAGCTGCAAGTCACCACCGGCTCCTATCTCGCCGGCAAAGGCTTTCTCACCGAGGCTGAGGGTGACCAGCCAGGCTCGCTGGCGGCGCTGCACGAAGAAGCCTTGATGATGGGCTTCAAGCCGCTGGTCTACGGCAACATGAAGGGCTATCTGAATCACGATCCGACGCTGGAAGACATGGCCTACTGGTCGAAGCGTCAGGGCATCAGCATCGATCAGACCACCTCGTTCACCGACGGCACCAAGGTGCAGATCGAACAGGTGATCGTCGGCAATGGCCTCGGTGCAACCATTACCCGGCAGGGCCTGGAAGGCCTGGCCTCGACCAACCTGACCGAAACCGGCAATCTGCTGGGCCTGATGGCCGAGCGTCTCGGGCAACCCTTCGTCGATTACGTCATTCCATCTGGCTATCCGGCGGGAGGCGTGTTTCTCGTCTGCCGACATGACGAAAATCAGCAGGCCGCAATCGAGTACTTCAAGCTCGGCCCAGGCCCTTACTACACCCTGGTTCGCCCGTTCCACCTGTGCTCGCTGGAAGTCGGCAAGACCGTAAGGCGTGTGCTCAATGGCGGTGGCGTGTTGTTGAACAACTCGACGGCACCGACACTGGGCGTCGGCGCCGTGGCCAAGCGGGCCATGCGTCCTGGCGAACTGATCGAGCGTGGCATCGGCGGGTTCCAGTTCCGCGGTGAAGCACTCAGGCTCGACCAGAATCCGGATCATGTGCCGATCGGCCTGTTGCGAAAGACAGCGCTCAAACGCGCCGTCGAGCCGGGTCAGCTGATCACCTTCGACGACATCGACATCCTGCCGAGCCGTGCCCTGGATATCGTCATGCAGCAGCGTGCAGAGCGCGCCGCTGCCGCAGCTCGGACAGTCGCGCCGAGTAGCATTGGGCCTGTCGGAATGGTCGCGCTGGGCAGTTGA
- the tpx gene encoding thiol peroxidase — MTEVTLKGNPIQVAGTFPQAGQKAKPFSLVGGDLADVTLGSFAGKRKVLNVFPSIDTPTCATSVRKFNAQANDLANTVVLCISADLPFAQKRFCGAEGLDNVVNLSTMRGREFLEDYGVLIATGPLAGVAARAVIVLDEQDQVLHSELVAEIGTEPNYDAAIAALKG; from the coding sequence ATGACTGAAGTAACCCTCAAAGGCAATCCGATCCAGGTTGCCGGTACGTTCCCGCAGGCGGGACAGAAGGCCAAGCCGTTCAGTCTGGTTGGCGGAGATCTGGCCGATGTCACGCTGGGCAGCTTCGCTGGCAAACGCAAGGTATTGAACGTTTTCCCGAGCATCGATACCCCGACCTGCGCCACTTCGGTGCGCAAATTCAACGCCCAGGCCAACGATCTGGCTAACACGGTCGTCCTTTGCATCTCTGCCGATCTGCCGTTTGCGCAGAAGCGCTTCTGCGGCGCGGAAGGGTTGGACAACGTCGTTAACCTGTCGACCATGCGTGGCCGGGAGTTTCTCGAAGACTACGGCGTGCTCATCGCGACGGGACCACTGGCTGGCGTGGCGGCTCGCGCGGTGATCGTGCTGGACGAGCAGGACCAAGTGCTGCATAGCGAGCTGGTGGCGGAAATCGGCACAGAGCCTAACTATGACGCCGCCATCGCGGCGTTGAAGGGCTGA